In one Lujinxingia sediminis genomic region, the following are encoded:
- a CDS encoding dihydrofolate reductase, whose product MDIVLIAALDEGMAIGGQNDLLWRLPDDFAHFKKRTLGRPVIMGRKTFESLGAPLPGRPNLVLTRNTDYQSEGAEIFAHLDDALAAARDDHQAEEAMIGGGATLYEATLPMADRLILTVVHGRHQGDTFFPDFDSDQWVVDSLEHHPQDARHALSFTIVELVPAGDAPPRRSVRRVEAPGATLPAILQQLSP is encoded by the coding sequence ATGGATATTGTGCTTATCGCCGCGCTCGATGAGGGAATGGCCATCGGAGGTCAGAACGATCTTCTCTGGCGGCTGCCCGATGATTTTGCGCATTTCAAAAAGCGCACGCTGGGCCGCCCGGTGATCATGGGTCGAAAGACCTTTGAATCACTGGGAGCTCCGCTGCCCGGCCGCCCCAATCTGGTGCTCACCCGTAACACCGATTACCAGTCGGAGGGCGCCGAGATCTTCGCTCATCTCGACGACGCGCTCGCTGCTGCCCGCGATGATCACCAGGCCGAAGAGGCGATGATTGGCGGTGGTGCCACCCTCTATGAGGCGACGCTACCCATGGCCGATCGCCTGATCCTCACGGTGGTGCATGGCCGTCATCAGGGCGATACGTTCTTCCCCGACTTCGATAGCGATCAGTGGGTGGTGGATTCGTTGGAGCATCACCCGCAGGATGCGCGCCACGCGCTCAGCTTCACGATCGTGGAACTTGTGCCCGCCGGCGATGCTCCGCCGCGGCGAAGCGTGCGCAGAGTAGAAGCGCCGGGAGCAACGCTCCCGGCGATCTTGCAACAGCTCAGCCCTTAA
- a CDS encoding CHRD domain-containing protein gives MRTMRWISISLIGAAATLQWGCGTELDPTDDVTLSYSSALAGDFMEPSVASTGRGKIDVALDDDDTLRIEGDFDNLVADLRSFGGGAVHLREDTDDEIGRSLFTFDVEVDDDDRGGNFSEAIDLNADQLQAFRAGRYYLTVHSVAYPDGELRAQLNESAPDVSGIDDSWGMMLTPEAEPHNVDSDAEGWMWAILRRDNTLVISGVVDDLSSAPVEINGGAVNLHDTDDDENTGPLLFNLDYEMIDDNSVRFWYTATLSTEESLRMKADDFYVNVVTEDNRDGEVRADITHEDRNFFEEIWDDVMDDRDPTTENPPF, from the coding sequence ATGAGAACGATGCGATGGATCAGCATCTCCCTCATCGGCGCGGCGGCGACCCTGCAGTGGGGCTGCGGCACCGAGCTCGATCCCACCGATGATGTCACGCTGAGCTACTCCAGCGCGCTGGCCGGCGACTTCATGGAACCATCGGTCGCCTCCACCGGACGTGGGAAGATCGACGTTGCACTCGATGATGACGACACTCTGCGCATTGAAGGCGACTTTGATAACCTGGTCGCCGACCTGCGCTCGTTCGGCGGCGGCGCGGTGCATCTTCGTGAAGATACCGATGATGAGATCGGCCGCAGCCTCTTTACCTTCGATGTGGAGGTCGACGACGACGATCGCGGCGGCAACTTCTCCGAAGCGATCGATCTGAATGCGGACCAGCTTCAGGCGTTCCGTGCGGGCCGCTACTACCTCACAGTGCACAGCGTGGCGTACCCCGATGGGGAGCTGCGTGCTCAGCTCAACGAGTCTGCGCCCGACGTCTCGGGCATTGACGACTCCTGGGGCATGATGCTCACGCCTGAGGCCGAGCCCCATAACGTGGACAGCGACGCCGAAGGCTGGATGTGGGCCATTTTGCGCCGTGACAACACGCTGGTTATCAGCGGTGTGGTCGATGACCTCTCCAGCGCTCCGGTCGAGATCAACGGCGGCGCGGTCAACCTCCACGACACCGACGATGATGAAAACACCGGCCCGCTGCTCTTCAACCTCGACTACGAGATGATCGACGATAACAGCGTGCGCTTCTGGTACACCGCCACCCTGAGCACCGAAGAGAGCCTTCGGATGAAGGCCGACGACTTCTACGTCAACGTCGTCACCGAGGATAACCGCGACGGGGAAGTCCGCGCCGACATCACCCACGAGGATCGCAACTTCTTTGAAGAGATCTGGGATGATGTGATGGACGACCGCGACCCGACCACCGAAAATCCCCCCTTCTGA